A genome region from Micromonospora peucetia includes the following:
- a CDS encoding DUF397 domain-containing protein, with product MATKGFPVDLTQATWFKSSKSGPNCDNCVEVAYVTGAVGVRDSKDKTGPALVFAPGGWHAFVAGARGGVFDRG from the coding sequence ATGGCGACCAAAGGGTTCCCCGTGGACCTGACGCAGGCGACGTGGTTCAAGAGCTCGAAGAGCGGGCCGAACTGTGACAACTGCGTGGAGGTGGCGTACGTGACGGGGGCGGTCGGCGTGCGGGACTCGAAGGACAAGACGGGCCCGGCCCTGGTCTTCGCCCCGGGTGGCTGGCACGCCTTCGTCGCTGGCGCCAGGGGCGGTGTGTTCGACAGGGGCTGA
- a CDS encoding helix-turn-helix domain-containing protein encodes MSERRSPTIRRRRLGAELRRQREAAGITIEVVAEQLECSASKVSRIETGHTTATPRDVRDMLRIYGVVGAESDELVQIAREARQKGWWHPYSTVLVGAYVGLEAAASSIRAYEQQVVPGLLETEEYAGAMIRAARPDFTPDQVQQRVRVRLGRQSLLTQDDPVDLWVVLDEAVVSRPVGGDEVMRDQLKRLVEVAELPNVTLQILPFGVGAHAGMDGTFTILSFPEPGDPDVVYAENATGGLFLEKSDELQKYSFIFDHIRAAAIRPEESIAHIAKLAEEPLWKWRPKGSPWT; translated from the coding sequence GTGAGCGAGCGGCGCAGCCCCACCATCCGACGTCGTCGCCTCGGCGCCGAACTGCGCCGGCAGCGGGAGGCTGCCGGGATCACCATCGAGGTGGTCGCCGAGCAGTTGGAGTGTTCGGCGTCGAAGGTGTCGCGGATCGAGACCGGCCACACCACGGCGACGCCGCGCGACGTGCGGGACATGCTGCGGATCTACGGCGTGGTGGGCGCCGAGAGCGACGAGTTGGTGCAGATCGCCCGGGAGGCGCGGCAGAAGGGCTGGTGGCACCCCTACAGCACGGTGCTGGTCGGCGCGTACGTCGGACTGGAGGCGGCGGCCAGCTCGATCCGGGCGTACGAGCAGCAGGTGGTGCCCGGTCTGCTGGAGACCGAGGAGTACGCGGGCGCGATGATCCGGGCCGCCCGGCCCGACTTCACGCCCGACCAGGTGCAACAACGGGTGCGTGTCCGTCTGGGCCGTCAGTCGTTGCTGACGCAGGATGATCCGGTCGATCTGTGGGTGGTGCTCGATGAGGCGGTGGTGAGCCGTCCGGTGGGCGGGGACGAGGTCATGCGTGATCAGCTCAAACGGCTGGTCGAGGTGGCGGAACTGCCGAACGTGACGCTCCAGATACTGCCTTTCGGGGTGGGAGCGCACGCCGGCATGGACGGCACCTTCACGATCCTCAGCTTCCCTGAGCCCGGTGATCCGGATGTCGTGTACGCGGAGAATGCCACGGGTGGGCTCTTCCTGGAGAAGAGTGACGAACTGCAGAAGTACAGCTTCATCTTTGATCACATCCGAGCGGCGGCCATTCGTCCGGAGGAGTCCATCGCACACATCGCGAAACTGGCAGAGGAGCCGTTGTGGAAATGGCGACCAAAGGGTTCCCCGTGGACCTGA
- a CDS encoding PASTA domain-containing protein: MSDDRQEPPAGEHDDRTRPLPPPGNPPAGAEPDRTQSLPGPARGDGDAIRPVPGDGTAPPDRTAAMEPERSGPAPWSGRAEVRPARPADQPEADWYAEDQAARRWWLPILWGVVVLLLLGLLGVGLWLALQSADDDPGGPEPSPSVPRASPTTAAPTSPAPTTSSPSASPTPSAAAEVPMPPVVNLPLETAQAILDDVGLDHRVEYETSDRPAGTVLRTEPEAGELVAEDREVTLVVAREAASPTGEVTPSVEPTATR; encoded by the coding sequence ATGAGCGACGACCGCCAGGAACCGCCCGCCGGGGAGCACGACGACCGGACCCGTCCGTTGCCCCCGCCGGGAAATCCCCCGGCCGGGGCGGAACCCGACCGTACGCAGTCGCTGCCCGGTCCCGCCCGGGGCGACGGCGACGCCATCCGACCCGTGCCTGGCGACGGCACCGCCCCGCCGGACCGTACGGCCGCCATGGAGCCGGAGCGGTCCGGGCCGGCGCCCTGGTCCGGCCGGGCGGAGGTGCGTCCCGCCCGACCCGCCGACCAGCCGGAGGCCGACTGGTACGCCGAGGACCAGGCCGCGCGACGCTGGTGGCTGCCGATCCTGTGGGGTGTGGTCGTGCTGCTGCTGCTCGGCCTGCTGGGCGTCGGGCTGTGGCTGGCTCTCCAGTCGGCGGACGACGATCCGGGCGGACCGGAGCCGTCGCCGTCGGTGCCCCGCGCCTCGCCGACCACCGCCGCGCCGACCTCGCCCGCCCCCACCACCTCGTCGCCGTCGGCCTCCCCGACGCCCTCTGCGGCGGCTGAGGTGCCGATGCCGCCGGTGGTCAATCTGCCGCTGGAGACGGCGCAGGCGATCCTGGACGACGTCGGGCTGGACCATCGGGTGGAGTACGAGACGTCCGACCGTCCCGCCGGAACGGTGCTCCGCACCGAACCGGAGGCGGGCGAGTTGGTCGCTGAGGACAGGGAGGTCACGCTGGTGGTGGCCCGCGAGGCCGCCTCGCCGACCGGCGAGGTCACGCCGTCGGTCGAACCGACCGCCACCCGGTGA
- a CDS encoding PASTA domain-containing protein: MTDGDAGARDDAGTGRSTVLLRGGVAVVLLAAVGATGGWILAGEDGPPARPPAAASLPATGTPDAASPTSRRPSPSAPRTTAPSRSAGLTVPAVIGEDFTDARDELREKRLGWRLVFGHGTGRAVERTSPEVGTEVQPGRTVTLYVSGPAPAATVPDVVGDKCAEAAAELVDEGFYPQYRTGRTGTVSRQDPTGDGAARWNDQVSIWCGDAPEDGGSATPTP; encoded by the coding sequence ATGACGGACGGGGACGCGGGCGCTCGGGACGACGCCGGGACGGGCCGGTCGACGGTGCTGCTCAGGGGCGGGGTGGCCGTCGTGCTGCTCGCCGCCGTCGGCGCGACCGGCGGCTGGATCCTGGCCGGCGAGGACGGTCCACCGGCCCGACCGCCGGCGGCGGCGAGCCTGCCCGCCACCGGCACCCCTGACGCGGCCTCGCCGACCTCACGCCGGCCGTCGCCGTCGGCTCCCCGGACGACCGCGCCGAGCCGCTCCGCAGGGCTGACGGTCCCGGCGGTGATCGGCGAGGACTTCACGGACGCCCGCGACGAGCTGCGCGAGAAGCGGCTGGGCTGGCGACTCGTCTTCGGCCACGGCACCGGGAGGGCCGTGGAGCGCACCTCCCCGGAGGTCGGGACGGAGGTGCAGCCGGGGCGCACCGTGACGCTCTACGTGAGCGGGCCGGCGCCGGCCGCCACCGTGCCGGACGTGGTGGGCGACAAGTGTGCCGAGGCGGCGGCCGAACTCGTCGACGAGGGTTTCTACCCGCAGTACCGGACCGGAAGGACCGGCACGGTGAGCCGTCAGGACCCGACCGGTGACGGCGCGGCCCGGTGGAACGACCAGGTGTCCATCTGGTGCGGCGACGCCCCGGAGGACGGCGGATCGGCCACCCCGACACCGTGA
- a CDS encoding glutamate--cysteine ligase codes for MGRDVEQGAFSREDRVRYRQKVRRCLDVFALMLDDFGFDADRPTTGLEIELNLVDSSAEPAMRNDQILADIADPLFQPELGQFNLELNAPPRLIEGNGFADYEQDLRGSLSRADERAARSDAKIVLVGILPTLTERHLVEDNLSTNQRYRVLNDQIVGARGEDIELDIRGVERLQTHTDSIAPEAACTSLQLHLQVAPDSFADYWNASQAIAGVQVAVGANSPFLYGRQLWAETRIALFEQATDTRPDELKAQGVRPRVWFGERWITSIFDLFEENVRYFPPLLPICEDEDPVEVLHGGGVPELGELRLHNGTVYRWNRPVYDIMNGRPHLRVENRVLPAGPTVVDMLANAAFYFGLARGLAEAERPIWSQLTFSSAEENFHAAARRGMDAVLHWPRLGEVPVTRLVLDVLLPKAAAGLDRFGVAPAERDRLLGIIEQRCRTGRNGAVWQTEAVWAAERQRGMDRDAALHHMVQRYAELQRSNEPVHTWPVD; via the coding sequence ATGGGCAGGGACGTCGAGCAGGGCGCCTTCTCCCGGGAGGACCGGGTCCGCTACCGACAGAAGGTCCGGCGGTGCCTGGACGTCTTCGCCCTGATGCTGGACGACTTCGGATTCGACGCCGACCGGCCGACGACCGGGCTGGAGATCGAGCTGAACCTGGTCGACTCGTCGGCCGAGCCGGCGATGCGCAACGACCAGATCCTCGCCGACATCGCTGATCCGCTCTTCCAACCCGAGCTCGGCCAGTTCAACCTGGAGCTGAACGCGCCGCCCCGGCTGATCGAGGGCAACGGGTTCGCCGACTACGAGCAGGACCTGCGCGGCAGCCTCTCCCGGGCCGACGAGCGGGCCGCCAGGTCGGACGCGAAGATCGTCCTGGTCGGCATCCTGCCCACCCTCACCGAGCGTCACCTGGTCGAGGACAACCTCTCCACCAACCAGCGTTACCGGGTGCTCAACGACCAGATCGTCGGCGCCCGGGGTGAGGACATCGAGCTCGACATCCGGGGTGTCGAACGCCTACAGACCCACACCGACTCGATCGCCCCCGAGGCCGCCTGCACCAGCCTCCAGCTCCACCTCCAGGTCGCCCCGGACAGCTTCGCCGACTACTGGAACGCCTCCCAGGCCATCGCGGGGGTGCAGGTGGCCGTCGGGGCCAACTCGCCGTTCCTCTACGGGCGGCAGCTCTGGGCGGAGACCCGGATCGCCCTGTTCGAGCAGGCCACCGACACCCGGCCGGACGAGCTGAAGGCGCAGGGCGTACGCCCCCGGGTCTGGTTCGGTGAACGCTGGATCACCTCGATCTTCGACCTGTTCGAGGAGAACGTCCGCTACTTCCCGCCGTTGCTGCCGATCTGTGAGGACGAGGACCCGGTCGAGGTCCTGCACGGCGGCGGCGTGCCGGAGCTGGGCGAGCTACGCCTGCACAACGGCACCGTCTACCGGTGGAACCGGCCGGTCTACGACATCATGAACGGCCGCCCGCACCTGCGCGTGGAGAACCGGGTGCTGCCGGCCGGCCCGACCGTGGTCGACATGCTGGCCAACGCCGCCTTCTACTTCGGGTTGGCGCGGGGGCTGGCGGAGGCGGAACGCCCCATCTGGAGCCAGCTCACCTTCAGCTCCGCCGAGGAGAACTTCCACGCCGCCGCCCGGCGCGGCATGGACGCCGTCCTGCACTGGCCCCGCCTCGGTGAGGTGCCGGTGACCAGGCTGGTCCTGGACGTCCTGCTGCCCAAAGCCGCCGCCGGGCTCGACCGGTTCGGGGTGGCCCCGGCCGAACGCGACCGGCTGCTCGGCATCATCGAGCAGCGCTGCCGTACCGGCCGCAACGGTGCGGTCTGGCAGACCGAGGCGGTCTGGGCGGCCGAGCGGCAACGCGGCATGGACCGGGACGCCGCCCTGCACCACATGGTGCAGCGCTACGCCGAGCTGCAACGCAGCAACGAGCCCGTGCACACCTGGCCGGTCGACTGA
- a CDS encoding YceI family protein: MTSSTAPVTRDWDGLTIPAAGTYLLDAAHKRVGFVARHMMVSKVRGEFADASATITVAEDPMGSSVSATIQAATINTNQADRDGHLRSPEFLDVENFPTLEFRSTAVKSRDGNEFVLSGELTIKGVTRPVDLEVEFEGVGRSPFGQDIFGFSAATEIDREDFGLTWNVALETGGVLVGRKIKIEIEGEAVRQA, translated from the coding sequence ATGACCAGCAGCACCGCACCGGTTACCCGCGACTGGGACGGCCTCACGATCCCGGCCGCCGGCACCTACCTGCTGGACGCGGCACACAAGCGCGTGGGCTTCGTCGCCCGGCACATGATGGTCAGCAAGGTACGCGGTGAGTTCGCCGACGCGAGCGCCACCATCACCGTCGCCGAGGACCCGATGGGGTCCTCGGTCAGCGCCACCATCCAGGCGGCCACCATCAACACCAACCAGGCCGACCGGGACGGGCACCTGCGCAGCCCCGAGTTCCTCGATGTCGAGAACTTCCCGACCCTGGAGTTCCGCAGCACGGCCGTGAAGTCGCGCGACGGCAACGAGTTCGTCCTCTCCGGCGAGCTGACCATCAAGGGCGTCACCCGCCCGGTCGACCTGGAGGTCGAGTTCGAGGGCGTCGGCCGCAGCCCGTTCGGGCAGGACATCTTCGGCTTCTCCGCCGCCACCGAGATCGACCGCGAGGACTTCGGCCTGACCTGGAACGTCGCCCTGGAGACCGGCGGCGTGCTGGTCGGCAGGAAGATCAAGATCGAGATCGAGGGCGAGGCCGTCCGCCAGGCCTGA
- a CDS encoding MarR family winged helix-turn-helix transcriptional regulator produces MDQNVFDDPRITAVGLLVEAHAGISARFATQFEEHGLSPVEFEVLTRLARSPGNQLRMTDLAAQTSLSTSGVTRVVDRMERDGLLARRACPSDRRSSFAVVTASGLQRLDETLPGHLRIIEQWFTGQLDPESLAALLDGLRRVRDAVHPGATAGSTGATPDWDGTVTPS; encoded by the coding sequence GTGGACCAGAACGTGTTCGACGACCCCCGGATCACCGCCGTCGGCCTGCTCGTCGAGGCGCACGCCGGGATCTCGGCCCGGTTCGCCACCCAGTTCGAGGAGCACGGCCTCTCACCGGTCGAGTTCGAGGTGCTGACCAGGCTCGCCCGCTCACCCGGCAACCAGTTGCGGATGACCGATCTGGCCGCGCAGACCTCTCTCTCGACGAGCGGCGTCACCCGGGTGGTGGACCGGATGGAACGTGACGGCCTGCTCGCCCGCCGCGCGTGCCCCTCCGACCGGCGCAGCTCGTTCGCCGTGGTCACGGCCTCCGGCCTGCAACGACTCGACGAGACCCTGCCCGGGCACCTGCGGATCATCGAGCAGTGGTTCACCGGCCAGCTCGACCCGGAGTCGCTGGCCGCCCTGCTCGACGGGCTGCGCCGGGTCCGGGACGCGGTGCACCCCGGCGCCACCGCCGGAAGCACCGGCGCGACCCCCGACTGGGACGGGACGGTCACCCCGTCCTGA
- a CDS encoding ATP-binding protein has product MTPDHDRSRHPGGPTGLPELLRGHRLAAGLTQAELAGRAGVGIRTVRDLERGRSSRPHRTTVELLTGALKLAGAARSTFLAAARGPAPAAGPIAPGNAAPARVDLDRHAGTPAVLPPPVALIGRDRDLTELVGLFTDSHGPRLVSLVGLAGVGKTALALSVAHAVAGDHSGGAAGVLVGEGSDTADVLSASVAVFGVARLPELPARLDGRPALLLVDAAERAPDVVAEAVHRLGAAVPSLRVLVTGRRPVGLPGERVWPVAPLDVPPPGREWAGSAALADYPAVALFTARLAQVRREPPGPAELPALAALVRRLGGLPLAIELMAARGRILDLNELLDRYGDRVLDLATSPGAAERPGWDTAEPGRPEGSRAAVAETLRDAVAVSYRLLAPDERAALRRLAAFGNRWSVELAEEMLADAADRDGTVVVDPVPLLDRLVELGLLSVRGTGPFRFRLLDAVRDFAMEQATGAGELTAIRRRHAQVVARLVARTAPELAGADLLAAVHRLDEVSGDISSALAHAAVDDPLTALRLAAALSRWWRFRGRDVPGRQWLRRLLADPRTADAGPVLRAWASLGVARLAAEHGAGAEELSAAWEALAAFREAGDVTGELEARTVLCALLVTVSEHDEARTQVEAVLALAVRHGRVRDMAVAQNNLAWHDIRVGDLAAARRRLAAVDRLAAQSGEQRLRLLARANLAEVTRLDGRYAEAVDQGRRAVAALADLGDPGHRRRVLGTVGLALARAGRSAEAAEVLAELRPPSGSPVPGLGEVWSPGRSQGATSPGARPEDGICALVEGHLALRRGDRELATEWFAAAAEADVGGQDRRDVVEALVGWAASSGDRAVLDRLDRACRQSGVRLLPHEEELLHASTESRSG; this is encoded by the coding sequence ATGACTCCGGATCATGATCGTTCGCGGCATCCGGGCGGTCCCACCGGGCTGCCGGAGCTGTTGCGCGGCCACCGGCTCGCCGCCGGCCTGACCCAGGCCGAGCTGGCGGGCCGAGCCGGTGTGGGCATCCGGACCGTCCGTGACCTGGAACGGGGCCGCTCGTCCCGGCCGCATCGCACCACGGTCGAGTTGCTCACCGGCGCGCTGAAGCTGGCCGGAGCCGCCCGGTCGACGTTCCTGGCCGCCGCCCGGGGGCCGGCCCCGGCCGCCGGGCCGATCGCCCCCGGAAACGCCGCGCCGGCCCGTGTCGACCTCGACCGACACGCCGGTACGCCGGCCGTGCTCCCGCCCCCGGTCGCGCTGATCGGCCGGGACCGCGACCTGACCGAGCTGGTCGGTCTGTTCACCGACAGCCACGGGCCCCGGCTGGTCAGCCTGGTCGGGCTGGCCGGCGTGGGCAAGACCGCGCTGGCCCTGTCGGTGGCGCACGCGGTCGCCGGCGACCATTCCGGCGGGGCGGCCGGCGTGCTCGTCGGCGAGGGCTCGGACACCGCCGACGTGCTCTCCGCCTCGGTCGCCGTCTTCGGCGTCGCCCGCCTTCCCGAACTGCCCGCCCGTCTCGACGGCCGACCGGCACTGCTGCTCGTGGACGCGGCCGAGCGGGCACCCGACGTGGTCGCCGAGGCGGTCCACCGGCTCGGCGCGGCGGTGCCGTCGCTGCGGGTGCTGGTCACCGGCCGGCGCCCGGTCGGCCTGCCCGGGGAACGGGTGTGGCCGGTCGCCCCGCTCGACGTACCGCCGCCGGGCCGTGAGTGGGCGGGCTCGGCGGCGTTGGCCGACTACCCCGCCGTGGCTCTCTTCACCGCCCGGCTCGCCCAGGTCCGCCGGGAGCCGCCCGGTCCCGCCGAGCTGCCCGCCCTGGCCGCGCTGGTGCGCCGCCTGGGCGGGCTCCCGCTCGCCATCGAGCTGATGGCGGCCCGGGGCCGGATTCTCGATCTCAACGAGCTGCTCGACCGGTACGGCGACCGCGTCCTCGACCTGGCCACCTCGCCGGGGGCGGCCGAGCGGCCGGGCTGGGACACGGCGGAGCCGGGCCGCCCGGAGGGTTCTCGGGCAGCGGTGGCGGAGACCCTGCGGGACGCGGTGGCGGTCAGCTACCGCCTCCTCGCCCCGGACGAGCGGGCCGCGCTGCGTCGGCTCGCCGCGTTCGGCAACCGCTGGTCGGTCGAGCTGGCCGAGGAGATGCTCGCCGACGCCGCCGACCGGGACGGGACGGTGGTCGTGGATCCGGTCCCGCTGCTGGACCGGCTTGTCGAACTCGGCCTGCTGAGTGTCCGGGGCACCGGGCCGTTCCGGTTCCGGCTGCTCGACGCCGTGCGGGACTTCGCCATGGAGCAGGCGACCGGCGCCGGCGAGCTGACCGCGATCCGGCGCCGGCACGCGCAGGTCGTCGCGCGGCTGGTGGCGCGGACCGCACCGGAGCTGGCCGGCGCCGACCTGCTGGCGGCGGTGCACCGCCTGGACGAGGTGAGCGGCGACATCAGTTCGGCTCTGGCGCACGCCGCCGTCGACGATCCGTTGACCGCGTTGCGGTTGGCGGCGGCGCTGTCCCGGTGGTGGCGGTTCCGGGGGCGGGACGTCCCCGGCCGGCAGTGGCTGCGGCGCCTGCTGGCGGATCCGCGTACCGCCGATGCCGGCCCGGTGCTGCGGGCGTGGGCGTCCCTCGGGGTGGCCCGGCTCGCCGCCGAGCACGGCGCCGGGGCCGAGGAGCTGTCGGCGGCGTGGGAGGCGCTGGCCGCGTTCCGGGAGGCCGGTGACGTCACCGGGGAGTTGGAGGCGCGTACGGTGCTCTGCGCGCTCCTGGTCACCGTCAGCGAGCACGACGAGGCGCGGACCCAGGTCGAGGCGGTGCTCGCACTGGCTGTCCGGCACGGGCGGGTCCGGGACATGGCGGTGGCGCAGAACAATCTCGCCTGGCACGACATCCGGGTCGGTGACCTGGCGGCTGCCCGGCGCCGGCTGGCCGCGGTCGACCGGCTCGCGGCGCAGAGCGGGGAGCAGCGGCTGCGGTTGCTCGCGCGGGCCAACCTCGCCGAGGTGACCCGCCTCGACGGCCGGTACGCCGAAGCCGTCGACCAGGGCCGGCGGGCGGTGGCGGCGCTGGCGGACCTCGGCGACCCCGGCCACCGTCGCCGGGTGCTCGGCACGGTGGGCCTGGCGCTGGCCCGGGCCGGCCGGTCCGCCGAGGCGGCCGAGGTGCTGGCCGAGCTGCGCCCGCCCTCGGGATCGCCCGTGCCGGGCCTCGGGGAGGTCTGGTCCCCCGGGCGTTCGCAGGGCGCGACGTCGCCCGGGGCGCGTCCGGAGGACGGGATCTGCGCGCTGGTCGAGGGGCACCTGGCGCTGCGCCGGGGCGATCGTGAGCTGGCGACGGAGTGGTTCGCCGCCGCGGCGGAGGCAGACGTCGGCGGCCAGGACCGGCGCGACGTGGTGGAGGCGCTGGTCGGGTGGGCCGCGAGTTCGGGCGATCGTGCCGTGCTGGACCGTCTCGACCGGGCCTGCCGGCAGAGCGGTGTCCGGTTGTTGCCGCACGAGGAGGAGTTGCTCCACGCGTCGACCGAGAGCCGGAGCGGGTAG
- a CDS encoding acyl-CoA dehydrogenase family protein yields MDFRLTEEQEALRESVRELAREVVAPVIAEHYEKHTFPYEVIRQMGKMGLFGLPFAEEHGGMGGDYFALCLALEELARVDSSVAITLEAAVSLGAMPIYRFGTDEQKARWLPKLLSGEALAGFGLTEPGTGSDAGGTQTRAVLDEATDEWVINGSKAFITNSGTDITVLVTVTAVTGTRPDGSKELSTIIVPSGTPGFTVAPGYSKVGWNASDTHELTFDDCRVPAANLLGERGRGFAQFLRILDEGRIAIAALAVGLAQGCVDESVRYAKERQAFGQPIGNYQAIQFKIADMEMKAHTARLAYYDAAARMLAGEPFKRQAAIAKLHASTIAVDNAREATQIHGGYGFMNEYPVARFWRDSKILEIGEGTSEVQRMIIARDLGM; encoded by the coding sequence ATGGACTTCCGGCTCACCGAGGAGCAAGAGGCGCTGCGGGAGAGCGTGCGGGAACTCGCGCGCGAGGTGGTCGCCCCGGTCATCGCGGAGCACTACGAGAAGCACACCTTCCCGTACGAGGTGATCCGGCAGATGGGCAAGATGGGCCTGTTCGGCCTGCCCTTCGCCGAGGAGCACGGCGGCATGGGCGGCGACTACTTCGCGCTCTGTCTCGCGCTGGAGGAGCTGGCCCGGGTCGATTCGAGCGTCGCCATCACGCTGGAGGCGGCGGTCTCGCTGGGTGCGATGCCGATCTACCGCTTCGGCACCGACGAGCAGAAGGCCCGGTGGCTGCCGAAGCTGCTGAGCGGCGAGGCGCTGGCCGGCTTCGGGCTGACCGAGCCGGGCACCGGCTCGGACGCCGGCGGCACGCAGACCCGCGCGGTGCTCGACGAGGCCACGGACGAGTGGGTGATCAACGGCTCGAAGGCGTTCATCACCAACTCGGGCACCGACATCACGGTGCTGGTCACCGTCACCGCGGTCACCGGCACCCGCCCGGACGGCTCCAAGGAGCTGTCCACCATCATCGTCCCCTCCGGTACGCCGGGCTTCACCGTCGCGCCGGGCTACTCGAAGGTCGGCTGGAACGCCTCGGACACCCACGAGTTGACCTTCGACGACTGTCGGGTGCCGGCGGCGAACCTGCTCGGCGAGCGCGGCCGGGGCTTCGCCCAGTTCCTACGCATCCTCGACGAGGGGCGGATCGCCATCGCCGCCCTGGCCGTCGGCCTCGCCCAGGGCTGCGTCGACGAGTCGGTCAGGTACGCGAAGGAGCGCCAGGCGTTCGGCCAGCCGATCGGCAACTACCAGGCGATCCAGTTCAAGATCGCCGACATGGAGATGAAGGCGCACACCGCCCGGCTGGCCTACTACGACGCGGCGGCGCGGATGCTCGCCGGTGAGCCGTTCAAGCGGCAGGCCGCCATCGCCAAGCTGCACGCCAGCACCATCGCGGTGGACAACGCCCGCGAGGCCACCCAGATCCACGGCGGCTACGGCTTCATGAACGAGTACCCGGTGGCGCGGTTCTGGCGCGACTCCAAGATCCTGGAGATCGGCGAGGGCACGTCCGAGGTGCAGCGCATGATCATCGCGCGCGATCTCGGTATGTGA
- a CDS encoding acyl-CoA carboxylase subunit beta, with protein MTLDGEALEQLRKRARAGGADKYHAANAAKGKLFARERVALLVDEGSFVEDGLYANATADGLPADGVVTGTATIDGRPVCLMANDSTVKAGSWGARTVEKIIRIIERAYSTSVPMIYLVDSAGARITDQVDLFPGRRGAGKIFWNQVRASGSIPQVCALFGPSAAGGAYIPAFCDVVAMVDGNASMYLGSDRMVEMVTGEKTTLEAMGGAKVHCAESGVGHFLCKTEADALDVVRRYLSYLPANWTQQPPAAPAVGAPEKVDLAALVPASERQAFDMRRYVKGLLDDGSFFEIQALWAKELTIGFGRLNGEVVGVVGNNSMFKGGVLFVDSADKATRFVQLCDAFNVPLLFLSDVPGFMVGSAVEKQGIIRHGAKMITAISEATVPKICVVVRKAYGAGLYAMAGPGFEPEATIALPTAKIAVMGAEAAVNAVYANKIAAIEDETERAAFVAAKREEYERDIDVVRLASELVVDAIVEPHELRAELVRRFAAARTKDRHFSRRRHGVTPV; from the coding sequence GTGACGCTCGACGGTGAGGCACTGGAGCAGCTGCGCAAGCGGGCCCGGGCCGGTGGTGCGGACAAGTACCACGCGGCGAACGCCGCCAAGGGCAAGCTCTTCGCCCGGGAGCGGGTCGCGCTCCTGGTGGACGAGGGCTCCTTCGTCGAGGACGGCCTCTACGCCAACGCGACGGCCGACGGACTCCCGGCCGACGGCGTGGTCACCGGCACCGCCACCATCGACGGCCGCCCGGTCTGCCTGATGGCGAACGACTCCACGGTCAAGGCCGGCAGTTGGGGCGCCCGCACCGTCGAGAAGATCATCCGGATCATCGAGCGGGCCTACTCGACCAGTGTGCCGATGATCTACCTGGTCGACTCGGCCGGCGCCCGGATCACCGACCAGGTCGATCTCTTCCCCGGCCGCCGCGGCGCCGGCAAGATCTTCTGGAACCAGGTCCGTGCCTCCGGCTCGATCCCGCAGGTCTGCGCGCTGTTCGGGCCGAGCGCGGCCGGCGGGGCGTACATTCCGGCGTTCTGCGACGTGGTCGCCATGGTCGACGGCAACGCCAGCATGTATCTCGGCTCCGACCGGATGGTCGAGATGGTCACCGGCGAGAAGACCACGCTGGAGGCGATGGGCGGGGCCAAGGTGCACTGCGCCGAGTCGGGCGTCGGGCACTTCCTCTGCAAGACCGAGGCGGACGCCCTCGACGTGGTCCGGCGCTACCTGTCGTACCTGCCGGCGAACTGGACGCAGCAGCCACCGGCAGCGCCGGCCGTCGGAGCGCCGGAGAAGGTCGACCTGGCCGCGCTGGTGCCGGCGAGCGAGCGGCAGGCGTTCGACATGCGGCGGTACGTGAAGGGCCTGCTCGACGACGGATCCTTCTTCGAGATCCAGGCCCTCTGGGCCAAGGAGTTGACCATCGGTTTCGGCCGGCTGAACGGCGAGGTCGTCGGCGTGGTCGGCAACAACTCGATGTTCAAGGGCGGGGTGCTCTTCGTCGACTCGGCCGACAAGGCGACCCGCTTCGTGCAGCTCTGCGACGCGTTCAACGTGCCGCTGCTGTTCCTCTCCGACGTACCCGGGTTCATGGTCGGCAGCGCGGTGGAGAAGCAGGGCATCATCCGGCACGGCGCCAAGATGATCACCGCGATCTCCGAGGCGACCGTACCGAAGATCTGCGTGGTGGTCCGCAAGGCGTACGGCGCCGGCCTCTACGCGATGGCCGGCCCGGGCTTCGAGCCCGAGGCCACGATCGCGCTGCCCACCGCCAAGATCGCGGTGATGGGCGCCGAGGCGGCGGTCAACGCGGTCTACGCGAACAAGATCGCGGCGATCGAGGACGAGACCGAGCGGGCCGCGTTCGTCGCCGCGAAGCGCGAGGAGTACGAGCGCGACATCGACGTGGTCCGGCTCGCCAGCGAGCTGGTGGTCGACGCGATCGTCGAGCCGCACGAGCTGCGGGCCGAACTGGTCCGCCGGTTCGCCGCCGCCCGCACCAAGGATCGGCACTTCTCCCGGCGCCGGCACGGCGTCACCCCGGTCTGA